Sequence from the Maribacter aquivivus genome:
TCTTTTAGAATATTTATTTTAATCATAAGGTTTATCTACATAATTATAAATAGCTATAATGTGATAATCGTTTCGTTATTCATATTTACTTTTATAATTTTCGTCAACTTAAAATAGATAAAATTGGGTTTAGTAAATAAGGTAAAAGAATTAGATAACTTCTTAAACGAAAGACACCTTGAAACGGAATTTACTAAAGATAAATTTGAGTATAACGGTATTGACTTTGATGGAAAATCCATCAGTACTGACAGTTATACTATAACACATAAAGTAAATGATACAACGGAAGAAGTATTTGAAGCTGAAATGGTATTTGATGAATATCAAATTGGGGCATTTAAAAGATTGCTTTATGATTTGAAAGATTCCTTTGTTAAAGAATACTCTACCACTTATATCTCACTTATTGAAAAAATAGCATTTGGAAATGCATTTAAAGATCATATCAATAAAAAGTTAGAAACTTTTAGAAACCATAAAATAGGCAGGAACTATGCTGGCTTATTATCTGAATTTATCAATGATTTATCGATTAGGTACATTGAGCATGATGATGCAAAAGAAAAAAAAGTAAAATCATTTGAATTTAAGAAGAAGTATCTCCACCGGAATACGTTATCAAAGATTTATACAATTCTGATTGATAATAATTTAATAGGTGCTGAAACTAAAGAATTTGAATTCAAGAATATTTTTCGAAATGAAGAAGTTGAAATTCCAATACGTTGGATAGGGAATACTTCTGAATTGAAATATTTTATTAACCTTATCAATAGAGAAGATCTTGGTTTTGTTGACCGGGAAGATTTTAAATGGAGAATTGCTGTTAATTGCTTTATAAAAGTTAGCAGTAATTCCTTAAAGAAAATTACTTACAAGGATTTAAGAACCTACAAGGCGACAGATAAATCAAAACAAAAACTAGATAAAATTTTAGTTTCTAAAATAGTGACTATTTGATTTACTACGCTTGTACTACGTCATAATATTTATTCTTAACAATTTTAAACATAGTAGTCATTATTATAATATAAATTATGTTTAGTTGTACAACTAGCGTACTACGCTTACCTATTCTTACTTAATATACTCTAACTTCTAGAACTACATTGCACTCAAAATAATCTGAATTACCCTGATATTCTGATCTAGTAATTGATCATGTAGATAGAAGGATTTTAGATTGTTAGAATTAATACAAAAAGTATTATGAGTTATAATGACGATAGTGCAAATACACAATTATTGATTCTAATTTCAACGTTGAAGTGCTTTTAAATACCTGCGGACCGATGACCAATGATGATGGTAAGGTTTTGCATAACACCGTATTTGAGTTCATCAATTGCCATTTCTATGGAGATTTAGTAGCAGAAGAGTCTACATTAGATTGCAAAGTAAAATTCCGCAATTGTCATTTTCACGGTGATGTAAATTTCCGTAACACTACTTTCAAGGATTTAGCAGACTTCTGGAAATGTACCTTTCATAAGCCTATTACATTTTACAAAACAGATTTCTACAGTACAGTTGTTTTTTCAGCATCCACATTTAAAGAGAACGTACTGTTTACATACACTTTGATTGATAAGCTTATGATTTTACGTGGTACAAACCCAGAAAAAGGTTTTGATTTATCATTAGCCATCATCGCAGGTCAAATAAGCGTTTATGATTTTAAAATGGATGACTACAAGTCATTTGGAAAAATCTATAAAGAGACAAATAAAGCGATAGACGAAAACAAAAGCCTTGAATATAGTGATGCGTATGAGACAATATATGATGCAGCTGTTACCATTGGACATAAGATACCTATTGAAAATAAGAGGGAAACATACCGAATTTTAAAAAGTCAGCTAGAGTCACATAAAAATTTTATTGATGCTGTTCCTTATAGAGTGATGGAAAACAAGACACTTTTAAAAGAGTCTTGGAAAAAGCTAGTAAATGGTCATACATTCAGCAGACCTATATCAAATATCATAGTGTTATCACTTAATGCAATATCCAACTGGTTTGGTCAATCCTATATATTAGGATTTATATTCACAGCAAGCATCGGAGGTTTGTTTTTTACTTGGATGCTTTCGTATATAGGACATTTTGAGCTGACTACAGATGTCACTGAGTGGCAATGGCAGTATTATGTACAATACTTGAATCCTACACATAGAGCTGACTTTATGAAAGCCGTAGATGAAAACCCTAGTCAAGGTTTTTATATTTTAGATTTCGTAGGACGAATTTTTATAGGATATGGTATCTATCAAATCATACAGGCTTTTAGGAAATATAAATAGATGACAACACAACCAGAACAAATATTAGAGAATAACCTAGTTGCACAGCTAGTCGCATTAGGCTACAAAAAGGTTGAGATAGTTGATGAGGTCTCTATGTTGTCTAATTTGAAAGTGCAATTAGAGAAGCACAACAAAGTCACATTGTCTGAGCAAGATTTTAAGCAAATACTTAATTATATAAATAAAGGGTCAATTTTTGACCGTGCAAAAATATTACGTGACCGTGTACCCTATGTAAACGATAAAGGTGAGAACAGGACTATAGAACTCATCAACCAGATACACTGGTGTAGAAACCAATATCAGGTCACACAGCAAGTCACCATAGAAGGTAAATACAAAAACCGTTATGATGTTACAATTCTAATTAATGGTTTACCGCTAGTACAAATTGAGCTAAAACGTAGAGGTTTAGAACTCAAAGAAGCATTTAACCAGATTAACCGCTACGAGCGTCACAGTTTTGGAGCTGGAGCTGGTTTATTTCAGTTTATACAGTTGTTTGTAATTAGTAACGGAGTCAATACCAAGTACTACGCAAACAGTCCTATTAAAGCTCGTTCCTTCAAGCAAACCTTTTACTGGACAGATACCAAAAATAAGCTCATCACGCAGCTTTCAGACTTTTCAGGAATATTCTTAGAGCCGTGTCACGTATCAAAAATGATTTGTAAATACGTTGTGATGAACGAATCTGGACGTTACTTAATGGTATTACGTCCGTACCAGTTCTATGCAGTAGAAGCCATCATTGATACCGTAAAAACAACAACTAAAAACGGTTACATCTGGCATACTACGGGTTCAGGTAAAACATTAACCTCGTTCAAGACCAGTCAAATACTTACACAGATGCCACAAGTACATAAAGTGGTTTTTGTAGTAGATAGGAAAGATTTAGATTATCAGACAACGAAAGAATTTAATAGCTTCAGTAAAGGCAGCATTGACGGTACAAATGATACCTCAACGCTAGTAAAACAGTTAACTGGAGATGCAAAGCTAATAGTAACCACGATTCAAAAACTTAACACAGCAGTGACAAAGTCACGTTATATTAAGAAAATGGACTCGCTAAAAGATAAACGAGTAATTTTCATTTTTGATGAGTGCCACCGTTCACAGTTCGGAAAGACACACGAAGCAATTAAAACATTTTTTGAGAATAGCCAGATGTTTGGTTTTACAGGAACACCAATTTTTGAAGATAATGCTGGTAAAAATGAATACGGTAAACGTACAACTGCAATGCTATTTAATAAGGATTTGCATAAGTATGTCATTACCGATGCGATACGTGACGAGAACGTATTAAAATTCTCAGTGGAGTATATTCAGACATTTAAAAAGAAAGATGGTATTCAGGATATCGATGTGGAAGCAATTAACGAGAAGGAGGTAATGGAAGCACCGGAGCGTCTAGATGCTATTACTAACTATATTGTAGCAAATCATAACAGGAAAACTCATAGCCGTGAGTTTACAGCGATTTTTTGTGTGAGTAATGTGGACACCTTAATCAAGTATTACAATCTGTTTCAGCAGAAAAAGGAAGCAAGAGAGCATAATTTACGTATAGCGACCATTTTCTCGTACAACGCAAATGAAGACGATAAGGAAGCCGTAGGCGACACGTGGACAGATGATGAGTTTGCTATGGCAGCAGAACCAGCAGCAAGCTACGGAACAGCTGAGAAAAACCAGCACACCAGAGAACATCTAGAAGGTTTCATTGGTGACTACAACAAAATGTTTGCGACAAATTACAGTACTAAGGACTCGCAGTCATTTTACAATTACTACAATGACATCGCAAAGCGAGTAAAACATAAGCAAGTAGATATTTTGTTGGTGGTCAATATGTTTTTAACTGGATTTGATAGCAAGTCGTTAAATACCATATACGTTGATAAGAACTTACGTTATCACGGTCTAATTCAAGCCTATTCCAGAACAAACAGAATCTTAAACGAATTAAAATCTCAAGGTAACATTGTAGCTTTTAGAAATCTAAAAGAACGCACTGATGAGGCGATAAGCCTATTCTCAAATATCAATGCAAAGGACGAAATCATAATGCAACCGTACGAAGAGTACGTTGAGAAAATAAATGCAGCATTTATTGTATTACTACAAATAGCACCTACGGTTAACACTGTAAACAATCTGAAGGACGAAGAGGAAGAGCTAGCTTTTGCTAAAGCGTTTAGAGAGTTAATGCGACTTAAAAATATTCTCAGCACATTTACAGAGTTTACATTTGATGACCTCAGCGTAAACGAACAAACTTTTGAAGATTACAAAAGCAAGTATCTAGATTTATACGATAAAGTAAAAAGTCACGATGCAAAAGAAAAGGTATCGATACTTCAGGATATAGATTTTGAGCTGGAGTTGATACACCGTGACGAAATTAATGTTGCATACATTTTGAAATTACTGGCAAAACTGAAGGATGCAACTCCAGAAGATAAAGTAAAGCAAGAGAAAGCTATTTACGATATCATTGCTGGAGATACAAGATTACGTAGTAAGCGAGAATTGATTGAGAAGTTTATAAGTCAGCATTTACCACTAATCGAAGATTCAGAGGATATTGGTGATGAATTTGCAAACTTCATCAATATAGAAAAGATGAGAGCCATAAAAGACCTCAGCGATAAAGAAGACCTAGATGCTATAAAACTGGAGAAAGTAATAGGTGATTACCTATTCACAGAGAAGAAGCCTTTAAGAGACGATATCGTAGATTTAATGAATGAAAGACCTAGTCTAAAAGAACGAAAAATAAAGTCTGAGAGAGTGACTAGTAAAATTTTAAAATTTATTGAGACATTTATTAGCGGCATATCAAATTAATAATAAAAAAAGGCATACAATTCGGATACCCATTAAGTTGACAAGTTGGCAAAAGATTGGATATAAAGAAGTTACCTTCCTTGGTTCGAGCCCAAGAGGGGGAGCAAAAAGCGAAATCCAATCTATTTATTTAGGTTGGATTTTTTGTTTTTAGTTAATATTGACAGTGCTTCACCGGGTTTTAGTCTGAAATCTTATAATCAGGGTAAGATTGAATACGTCAAAACACTTTCCAATATTAGGTACACTCTTTGGGACTCCAATTATAATAATAACTAATTATTTAAATCAGTTGTTTCTTATGATTATTAAAAGAAGGTAATAATCATAAGTTATAGCGTCTTGAAATAAAGAAGGCTACTTATAATTAAGTAGCCTTCTTTATTATATAAAAAGTGTTTTGATTGAACTACATGGTAAACCAATCTGTTACTTCTTTAATAATCTTCTGATCACCACTATTTTTATAATCAAATTCATTGCTTTTTGGGTTGTAGACGTAATCTTCACCCCATTCTTTAAAGTTTTGGGCAACTTGATTCACTGCGTCACATATATAGGCTAATTCTTTATTCGTAGTGATTGGGTGTAGCGATAAGCGAACCCAACCTGGTTTGTCTGTCAAATTACTATTCTCAATATCTTTGGTCATAGTAGTAGACGTGTTGGTATCCATGCTAAATAAGTAATGGCAATAGGTACTTGCACATGACCAGCCTCCTCTAACTTGAATGCCAAATCTGTCATTTAGTAACCGAACTACTAAGTTGTAATGTGCGCCTTTTATTCCAAAGGAAATAACACCTATACGTTTTGCATTATTTTCCCCTAAGATAAACAATCCATCAATTTGGCTAAAAGCTGTAAAACATTGCGCTAATAATTCTTCTTCGCGTTTTTCAATGTTGGTAGTTCCCATTTTTTCTTTAAGACGTATAACAAGCGCTGTACGCATTACTTGAAGAAAACCTGGAGTTCCACCATCTTCTTTAGTTTCTATGTCTGTATGGTAGCTGTATGCGCCCCATGGGTTGGTCCATTTTACATTTCCACCGCCGGGTACATCTGGGCAATCTGTTTTGTAAAGATTTTTATTAAAAACTAAAACGCCACATGTACCAGGACCTCCTAAAAATTTATGTGGCGAAAATAGAACGGCATCTAAGTATGCTTCTGGATCTTTAGGGTGCATATCTATTTCTACGTATGGCGCAGAAGCAGCAAAGTCTATAATGCAAATCCCTTTATTTTGGTGCATTACTTTTGCTAGTTCATGGTATCTAGAAATTATTCCGGTAACATTGGAACAGGCTGTAAAAGCTCCTATTTTTTGTGGTCTATCTACGTATTTTTCAACCTCAGTTCTTAATTTTTCAGGACAAATAAGGTTATTTTCATCGCAAGGTACAATCACTACATCTGCAATAGTTTCCATCCAAGGGACTTGGTTAGAATGGTGTTCCATGTGAGAAATAAAAACAACGGGGCGTTCGTTCTCCGGTAACTTTATATTGTTTTTTACAGCGTCTGGCCATCGAAGTCCCATAATACGTTGTAATCTTGAGAGTACCCCTGTCATGCCTGTGCCAGCGGTAACCAATACATCGTTCTCATTTGCATTTACATGCTTTTTAATTATTTCTCTGGCATGTCTGTAAGCATAGGTAGAGGCTTTTCCTGTTTCGCTTGAAAATGAATGCGTATTGGCAATCATTGGACCTATTTTATTTCTCATGGTATCTTCAATGGGTCCATATAACCTACCACTAGCGATCCAGTCTGCGTATAGCAGATTTTGAGTACCATAAACCGTCTCAAATACCGCATTTTCGCCTACTACGTGAGATTTAAATTTGGCGAAATGGAGTTCAAGAGAAGATTGCTTTGCACCTTTTGTAGAGTTGGCTGTAGTCATAATAAAAGTATTTAAATGAAAACTGAGGCGAAAGATACTAAGGGCAGTACAATTACCTTAGTTAAGTCAGTATTTTTTTTGCCTTTCTTAAGTGTGAAAATATGCTGGTTGCGAACTGCATAATAATATAAATCAATAAAGAGATAGACATTTTTTAAAGGTAAAAATCATCGCCAAACTTTTTCAATATCTTTGGTACACACTGTAAGTTGTTTTATAATATAAAATATGTCAAATTATTTAATTACCGTAAACGAAGAAGAACTACAATTTAATAGTAGCGATGTTGATACTTTAGATAGCATTAAAGTGAATGCAAAAAATCTTCATGTTTTAGATAATAATAGTGCTTTTGAGGTGGAGGTTGTCCATTCAGATTTTTTGAATAAGATGATGTCATTGTCCATTAATGGAAACATATATGATATTAAGTTAGAAGATGAATACGATCAACAGGTTAAAAAAATGGGATTGTTAGCAGTAACAACTCAAAAACTGAATGAGGTAAAAGCACCAATGCCAGGTTTAATTGTTGATGTAATGGTTGAGGTAGGTCAAGAGATTGTAGAAGGTACTCCTTTATTAGTCTTGTCGGCAATGAAGATGGAAAATATTATTCTTGCGCAAGGTGAGGGAATTATTAAGTCAATTGAAGTTAAAAAAGACGACGCTGTAGAAAAGGGGCAAGTGATTATTGAAATGGAGTAGAAACCTAACATGATAAATGTTATAGCTTATATAATAAATTACCTAGACCGGCCTTACGAGTTTCTCATAAGAGAAAATTTCAAATTTCGTGGAAACCCTCTAATTAGTTAAATCTCGATTATCGAGTAAATTAAGTTTTTAATGAAGAAAATATTAATAGCCAACCGCGGTGAGATAGCTTTACGAATAATGAAAACTGCCCAAAAAATGGGTATAAAAACTGTTGCTGTTTACTCAGATGTTGACCGTCATTCTCCACATGTTAAGTTTGCTGATGAAGCTGTTTTGTTAGGACCTGCGCCATCATCAGAATCTTATCTAGTGATGGAGAAAATTATTAATGCGGCAAAAGTAACTGGAGCAGAAGGCATTCACCCAGGTTACGGATTCTTAAGTGAAAATTCAGTTTTTGCTCAAATGGTTGAAGATAATGGCATTACTTTCATTGGTCCTAAACCTCATGCTATTAAGGTGATGGGTAATAAGTTAGCCGCCAAAGAAGCAGTTCGTGATTATGATATTCCTATGGTACCTGGTATTGAAGAAGCTATAACCGATGTTAAATTAGCTGAAAAGGTAGCTAAGCAAATAGGTTTCCCTATTTTAATAAAAGCTTCTGCAGGTGGTGGTGGTAAGGGAATGCGTGTTGTTGAAAACTTGAAAGATTTACCAGAACAAATGCAACGAGCTATCGGCGAAGCGCAAGCTGCTTTTGGTGATGGTTCTGTTTTTATAGAAAAGTATGTGGGTTCACCTAGGCATATCGAAATTCAGATACTAGCCGATACGCAAGGTAATATTGTTCATTTATTTGAACGTGAATGTAGTGTGCAAAGAAGACATCAAAAAGTAGTTGAAGAAGCACCTTCGGCAGTGCTTACCCCAGAAATTAGAAAAGCCATGGGTGAAGCTGCAATCAAAGTAGCAAAAGCATGTGATTAT
This genomic interval carries:
- a CDS encoding pentapeptide repeat-containing protein; translated protein: MTNDDGKVLHNTVFEFINCHFYGDLVAEESTLDCKVKFRNCHFHGDVNFRNTTFKDLADFWKCTFHKPITFYKTDFYSTVVFSASTFKENVLFTYTLIDKLMILRGTNPEKGFDLSLAIIAGQISVYDFKMDDYKSFGKIYKETNKAIDENKSLEYSDAYETIYDAAVTIGHKIPIENKRETYRILKSQLESHKNFIDAVPYRVMENKTLLKESWKKLVNGHTFSRPISNIIVLSLNAISNWFGQSYILGFIFTASIGGLFFTWMLSYIGHFELTTDVTEWQWQYYVQYLNPTHRADFMKAVDENPSQGFYILDFVGRIFIGYGIYQIIQAFRKYK
- a CDS encoding type I restriction endonuclease subunit R, giving the protein MTTQPEQILENNLVAQLVALGYKKVEIVDEVSMLSNLKVQLEKHNKVTLSEQDFKQILNYINKGSIFDRAKILRDRVPYVNDKGENRTIELINQIHWCRNQYQVTQQVTIEGKYKNRYDVTILINGLPLVQIELKRRGLELKEAFNQINRYERHSFGAGAGLFQFIQLFVISNGVNTKYYANSPIKARSFKQTFYWTDTKNKLITQLSDFSGIFLEPCHVSKMICKYVVMNESGRYLMVLRPYQFYAVEAIIDTVKTTTKNGYIWHTTGSGKTLTSFKTSQILTQMPQVHKVVFVVDRKDLDYQTTKEFNSFSKGSIDGTNDTSTLVKQLTGDAKLIVTTIQKLNTAVTKSRYIKKMDSLKDKRVIFIFDECHRSQFGKTHEAIKTFFENSQMFGFTGTPIFEDNAGKNEYGKRTTAMLFNKDLHKYVITDAIRDENVLKFSVEYIQTFKKKDGIQDIDVEAINEKEVMEAPERLDAITNYIVANHNRKTHSREFTAIFCVSNVDTLIKYYNLFQQKKEAREHNLRIATIFSYNANEDDKEAVGDTWTDDEFAMAAEPAASYGTAEKNQHTREHLEGFIGDYNKMFATNYSTKDSQSFYNYYNDIAKRVKHKQVDILLVVNMFLTGFDSKSLNTIYVDKNLRYHGLIQAYSRTNRILNELKSQGNIVAFRNLKERTDEAISLFSNINAKDEIIMQPYEEYVEKINAAFIVLLQIAPTVNTVNNLKDEEEELAFAKAFRELMRLKNILSTFTEFTFDDLSVNEQTFEDYKSKYLDLYDKVKSHDAKEKVSILQDIDFELELIHRDEINVAYILKLLAKLKDATPEDKVKQEKAIYDIIAGDTRLRSKRELIEKFISQHLPLIEDSEDIGDEFANFINIEKMRAIKDLSDKEDLDAIKLEKVIGDYLFTEKKPLRDDIVDLMNERPSLKERKIKSERVTSKILKFIETFISGISN
- a CDS encoding aminotransferase class V-fold PLP-dependent enzyme encodes the protein MTTANSTKGAKQSSLELHFAKFKSHVVGENAVFETVYGTQNLLYADWIASGRLYGPIEDTMRNKIGPMIANTHSFSSETGKASTYAYRHAREIIKKHVNANENDVLVTAGTGMTGVLSRLQRIMGLRWPDAVKNNIKLPENERPVVFISHMEHHSNQVPWMETIADVVIVPCDENNLICPEKLRTEVEKYVDRPQKIGAFTACSNVTGIISRYHELAKVMHQNKGICIIDFAASAPYVEIDMHPKDPEAYLDAVLFSPHKFLGGPGTCGVLVFNKNLYKTDCPDVPGGGNVKWTNPWGAYSYHTDIETKEDGGTPGFLQVMRTALVIRLKEKMGTTNIEKREEELLAQCFTAFSQIDGLFILGENNAKRIGVISFGIKGAHYNLVVRLLNDRFGIQVRGGWSCASTYCHYLFSMDTNTSTTMTKDIENSNLTDKPGWVRLSLHPITTNKELAYICDAVNQVAQNFKEWGEDYVYNPKSNEFDYKNSGDQKIIKEVTDWFTM
- a CDS encoding acetyl-CoA carboxylase biotin carboxyl carrier protein subunit encodes the protein MSNYLITVNEEELQFNSSDVDTLDSIKVNAKNLHVLDNNSAFEVEVVHSDFLNKMMSLSINGNIYDIKLEDEYDQQVKKMGLLAVTTQKLNEVKAPMPGLIVDVMVEVGQEIVEGTPLLVLSAMKMENIILAQGEGIIKSIEVKKDDAVEKGQVIIEME
- the accC gene encoding acetyl-CoA carboxylase biotin carboxylase subunit, yielding MKKILIANRGEIALRIMKTAQKMGIKTVAVYSDVDRHSPHVKFADEAVLLGPAPSSESYLVMEKIINAAKVTGAEGIHPGYGFLSENSVFAQMVEDNGITFIGPKPHAIKVMGNKLAAKEAVRDYDIPMVPGIEEAITDVKLAEKVAKQIGFPILIKASAGGGGKGMRVVENLKDLPEQMQRAIGEAQAAFGDGSVFIEKYVGSPRHIEIQILADTQGNIVHLFERECSVQRRHQKVVEEAPSAVLTPEIRKAMGEAAIKVAKACDYVGAGTVEFLLDEKKNFYFLEMNTRLQVEHPVSELISGIDLVEQQIKVARGEKLAFTQEDLKITGHALEVRVYAEDPLANFMPSIGTLSTYKTPVGEGIRVDDGFEEGMEVPIYYDPMISKLITYGKNREEAIQLMIKAINDYKVEGVATTLSFGKFVCEHEAFTSGNFDTHFVKNYYSPELLEKQYAEERRIAALVALKLYLENDKTLKIPTKVSSNWKKSRA